In one window of Hevea brasiliensis isolate MT/VB/25A 57/8 chromosome 10, ASM3005281v1, whole genome shotgun sequence DNA:
- the LOC110668306 gene encoding transcription factor bHLH162-like: MGDVLLNSRGTIMEMSHSSSRTVMLHSTSSRKTERKVIEKNRRTQMKTLFSNLNSLLPKQTSKEALSLPDQIDEAINYIKSLEAKLKKSKEKKESLSGRKRPFSNCTSSFESTSTSRAPQLQIREMGSSLQIVLISGLDNQFIFYDIIRILQDEGVEIASASFSVSGNSIFHVVHAQMRESDFSFGAAKVSERLSRFINGSTSEIESEPELWNFNDLHPETWAF, encoded by the exons ATGGGAGACGTGCTACTGAACTCAAGAGGGACAATAATGGAGATGAGTCACTCTTCTTCAAGAACTGTTATGCTTCATTCTACTTCTTCAAGAAAGACAGAAAGAAAGGTCATAGAGAAAAATAGAAGAACTCAAATGAAGACCCTCTTCTCCAACCTTAATTCTCTCCTCCCTAAACAAACGTCCAag GAAGCATTGTCACTTCCTGATCAGATAGATGAAGCTATAAACTACATAAAAAGTCTGGAGGCAAAGTTGAAGAAatccaaggaaaagaaagaaagcttATCAGGCAGAAAAAGACCGTTTTCTAATTGCACCAGTTCTTTTGAATCTACATCAACCTCAAGAGCACCTCAATTACAAATCCGAGAAATGGGCTCTTCTCTACAGATAGTTTTGATAAGTGGGCTAGATAATCAGTTCATTTTCTATGATATCATTCGCATTCTTCAAGATGAAGGTGTAGAGATtgctagtgctagtttttcagtTTCTGGCAATTCAATTTTCCATGTAGTTCATGCACAG ATGAGAGAATCTGATTTCAGTTTTGGAGCTGCAAAAGTAAGTGAGAGACTGAGCAGATTTATCAATGGATCAACAAGTGAAATAGAATCAGAACCAGAGCTATGGAACTTTAATGATCTTCATCCTGAGACATGGGCATTTTAA